Proteins from one Triticum aestivum cultivar Chinese Spring chromosome 7A, IWGSC CS RefSeq v2.1, whole genome shotgun sequence genomic window:
- the LOC123148432 gene encoding RING-H2 finger protein ATL3-like: protein MSSSPPAPTVADAAAAGAPASQLAISNGVLLAAVIFLFMVVVFVFLLYLYAKRFLGANPMLNGAGATSSRFIFVGDSPFPRRGLPASVLRTLPVAVYGGGASPKTPGGSGRRKNGEALECAVCLSEVADGEKVRTLPKCGHRFHVDCIDMWFHSHDTCPLCRAPVGADAESAAEGLPRVPREDHAAPEFPTNVLFWGTHDDVANGGLGGMPPAPAPAPTIAAASTSSSASGRRKENLVIDIPTRAMAVGAASSSPATPLPASDLRSPMSARLRSLRRLLSRGKQAVVGASSSSPRGGGSDVEQGLAGRPPKTPKTPPASN, encoded by the coding sequence ATGTCTTCATCGCCTCCGGCGCCGACGGtggcggacgcggcggcggcgggcgcgccggCGTCGCAGCTGGCCATCAGCAACGGGGTGCTGCTGGCGGCGGTGATATTCCTCTTCATggtcgtcgtcttcgtcttcctcctctacCTCTACGCCAAGCGCTTCCTGGGGGCCAACCCCATGCTCAACGGCGCCGGCGCCACCTCCTCGCGCTTCATCTTCGTCGGCGACTCCCCGTTCCCGCGCCGCGGCCTGCCGGCCTCCGTGCTCCGGACCCTCCCCGTGGCCGTCTACGGCGGCGGCGCCTCGCCCAAGACGCCCGGCGGCAGCGGGAGGAGGAAGAACGGCGAGGCGCTCGAGTGCGCCGTGTGCCTCTCGGAGGTGGCCGACGGCGAGAAGGTGCGGACGCTGCCCAAGTGCGGCCACCGCTTCCACGTCGACTGCATCGACATGTGGTTCCACTCCCACGACACCTGCCCGCTCTGCCGCGCCCCCGTCGGCGCCGACGCCGAGTCCGCCGCGGAGGGGCTCCCCCGCGTGCCGCGCGAGGACCACGCCGCGCCGGAGTTCCCCACCAACGTCCTGTTCTGGGGCACCCACGATGACGTCGCCAACGGCGGCCTCGGGGGGATGCCGccggcgccagccccggcgcccacgatcgccgccgcctccaccagcTCCTCGGCCTCCGGGCGCAGGAAGGAGAACCTGGTGATCGACATCCCGACCCGGGCGATGGCGGTGGGCGCGGCGTCGTCGTCCCCCGCGACGCCGCTGCCGGCGAGCGACCTGCGGTCCCCGATGTCCGCCCGGCTCCGCTCGCTGCGCCGGCTCCTGAGCAGGGGCAAGCAGGCCGTGGTGGGCGCGTCCTCCTCCAGcccgcgcggcggcggcagcgacgtcGAGCAGGGCCTCGCCGGGCGCCCGCCGAAGACACCCAAGACACCTCCGGCGTCGAACTGA